From Sinorhizobium sp. RAC02, a single genomic window includes:
- a CDS encoding FadR/GntR family transcriptional regulator: MGLENGTARRSLGDLVFERMHRAIKSGAYKPDERLPTEHDLAIEFEVSRPIIREALRRLREQGFIYSRRGAGSFVRAVGMREPLGFGQLENVADLLNCYEFRLTVEPAAAAAAAERHDAATLAAIRQALELMRDATNRQSHREDADFQFHLAIARAAQNSYFFTAMEALKDHIAVGMRFHGASVKRETTGLTRVFGEHEAIAEAISARDGAKARELMFQHLTGSRERLFHASK; encoded by the coding sequence ATGGGACTGGAGAACGGAACAGCACGCAGGAGCCTTGGCGATCTCGTCTTCGAGCGCATGCATCGCGCCATCAAGTCCGGTGCCTACAAGCCGGACGAGCGCCTGCCGACCGAGCATGACCTGGCGATCGAATTCGAGGTTTCGCGGCCGATCATCCGTGAGGCGCTACGGCGGCTGCGCGAGCAGGGCTTCATCTATTCCCGGCGCGGCGCGGGCAGCTTCGTGCGGGCCGTCGGCATGCGCGAGCCGCTGGGTTTCGGGCAGCTCGAAAACGTCGCCGACCTTCTCAACTGCTACGAGTTCCGCCTGACCGTCGAGCCGGCGGCCGCCGCGGCTGCCGCCGAGCGCCACGATGCGGCGACGCTCGCCGCCATCCGCCAGGCGCTGGAACTGATGCGGGACGCCACCAACCGGCAGTCCCACCGCGAGGATGCGGACTTCCAGTTCCACCTCGCGATCGCGCGCGCCGCGCAGAACAGTTATTTCTTCACCGCCATGGAAGCACTGAAGGACCATATCGCCGTAGGGATGCGGTTCCACGGCGCGTCGGTAAAGCGCGAGACCACCGGCCTCACCCGGGTCTTTGGCGAACACGAGGCGATTGCGGAAGCGATTTCGGCCCGTGACGGCGCGAAGGCGCGGGAGCTTATGTTCCAGCATCTCACCGGCTCGCGGGAGCGGCTTTTCCACGCATCCAAATAG
- a CDS encoding DoxX family protein: protein MQNLDAETAPARLQNLYVPSLAPLYERSFIGGETFLRVVAGALLVTHGFPKILDPFGASGLVESIGFYPGAFWSLLLSVSEFFAGVCLTLGLFTRAAALVATVILLVTVYFHGIVQGQGLFGAEKSILWAAITIFFLLRGANRHSLDHRIGRQI, encoded by the coding sequence ATGCAGAATCTCGATGCCGAGACGGCACCCGCACGTCTTCAGAACCTCTACGTTCCCTCTCTCGCGCCGCTCTACGAGCGGTCCTTCATCGGTGGAGAAACATTTCTGCGCGTGGTGGCGGGTGCGTTGCTCGTTACGCACGGATTTCCGAAAATCCTCGACCCGTTCGGCGCCTCCGGCCTGGTGGAGAGCATCGGTTTCTATCCCGGCGCCTTCTGGTCGCTGCTGCTCTCGGTGAGCGAGTTTTTTGCCGGCGTCTGCCTGACGCTCGGGCTGTTCACCCGGGCCGCTGCGCTTGTGGCGACCGTTATCCTGCTCGTCACCGTCTATTTCCACGGCATCGTGCAAGGGCAGGGCCTGTTCGGTGCGGAAAAATCGATCCTCTGGGCGGCGATCACCATTTTCTTCCTGCTGCGCGGCGCCAACCGGCATTCGCTGGACCATCGCATCGGCCGGCAGATCTGA
- the pdxA gene encoding 4-hydroxythreonine-4-phosphate dehydrogenase PdxA → MSDIIGITMGDPCGVGPEISVRALAGMTPEERVTIRIYGNLKTLEAACEALDITIDLAPHVVDLPIEGAPLAWGQLSPAAGDAAFRFIEKAVRDAQAGTIGCIVTAPINKEALNLAGHHYDGHTGMLRSLTGSKAAYMLLASERLKVIHVSTHVSLQEAIRRSTTERVLATIRAGDAHLKRTGYAAPRIAVAGINPHCGENGLFGTEDDEQIAPAVQAARAEGIDVYGPISADTLFYRAYAGAFDLVVAQYHDQGHIPVKLVAFDTAVNVSVDLPIDRTSVDHGTAFDIAGKGIADHGNMNSAIAYARKLVSGAAKRG, encoded by the coding sequence ATGAGCGACATCATCGGCATCACCATGGGCGACCCGTGCGGCGTCGGCCCCGAGATTTCGGTGCGCGCGCTGGCCGGCATGACGCCGGAAGAGCGCGTGACGATCCGCATCTACGGCAATCTCAAGACGCTGGAGGCCGCGTGCGAAGCCCTCGACATCACGATCGACCTAGCACCGCATGTCGTGGACCTGCCGATCGAGGGCGCACCCCTCGCCTGGGGGCAGCTCAGCCCGGCCGCCGGCGATGCAGCCTTCCGCTTCATCGAAAAGGCGGTACGCGATGCGCAGGCTGGCACCATCGGCTGCATCGTCACTGCGCCGATCAACAAGGAAGCGCTGAACCTCGCCGGCCACCACTATGACGGCCATACCGGCATGCTGCGCAGCCTGACGGGCTCCAAGGCCGCCTACATGCTGCTTGCCTCCGAGCGCCTCAAGGTCATCCACGTCTCGACCCATGTCTCCCTGCAGGAAGCCATCCGCCGCTCAACGACGGAGCGGGTGCTTGCGACCATCCGCGCCGGAGACGCCCACCTGAAGCGCACCGGTTACGCAGCACCCAGGATCGCGGTTGCCGGTATTAACCCCCATTGCGGCGAGAACGGCCTCTTCGGCACGGAAGACGACGAACAGATCGCACCGGCCGTCCAGGCAGCGCGTGCGGAAGGTATCGACGTCTACGGTCCGATCTCCGCGGATACACTGTTTTACCGCGCCTATGCCGGCGCCTTCGATCTGGTCGTCGCGCAGTATCACGACCAGGGGCACATTCCGGTCAAGCTCGTCGCCTTCGATACCGCCGTGAACGTCTCCGTGGACCTGCCGATCGACCGCACCTCGGTCGATCACGGCACGGCCTTCGACATTGCCGGCAAGGGTATCGCCGACCACGGCAACATGAATTCCGCCATAGCCTACGCCCGCAAGCTGGTGTCGGGCGCCGCCAAGCGAGGATGA
- a CDS encoding iron-containing alcohol dehydrogenase produces the protein MSIAPITLHQPRRLAVGAGTIGEVGAWASDAASVLVIATPITAGFIDRLKLASRVTVFDAIPGEPDITTLEAAIEAARQNRPNLIVGLGGGSVLDVAKLVAALWDGEQTLADVAGPNRVAGRRTRLVQVATTAGTGSEAGIRSLITDPGKGTKIAVESPHLIADFAVLDPELTYSVPSAVTAATGVDAMAHCVEAFTNRRAHPMIDGFARMGFRLVGKYLARAVRDGTDTEAREGMMLASYYGGICLGPVNTAAGHAIAYPLGTRLRLPHGLANAIIFPHVLAFNQNVAAGKTAEVAEALGLGENLTAENLLTAAHGFCRDLGIEMALSAHGAVADDLPLYAGEAHANRRLMDNNPIDMSVEDVLGVYRAAF, from the coding sequence ATGAGCATCGCCCCCATCACGCTCCACCAACCGCGTCGGCTCGCCGTCGGCGCCGGCACGATCGGCGAGGTCGGCGCCTGGGCCTCCGACGCTGCCTCGGTACTGGTGATCGCAACGCCGATCACCGCCGGCTTCATCGACCGCCTGAAGCTCGCTAGCCGTGTCACCGTGTTCGACGCGATCCCCGGCGAGCCTGACATTACGACGCTGGAGGCCGCCATCGAAGCCGCGCGCCAAAACCGGCCGAACCTCATCGTCGGCCTTGGCGGCGGCTCGGTGCTCGACGTCGCAAAACTGGTTGCCGCACTATGGGATGGCGAGCAGACGCTCGCCGACGTCGCCGGCCCGAACCGGGTCGCTGGGCGCCGCACGCGCCTCGTCCAGGTCGCCACCACCGCCGGCACGGGCTCAGAGGCCGGCATCCGTTCGCTGATCACCGATCCCGGCAAGGGCACCAAGATCGCGGTCGAAAGCCCGCATCTAATCGCCGATTTCGCCGTGCTCGATCCGGAACTGACCTATTCCGTGCCATCGGCGGTGACGGCGGCGACCGGCGTGGACGCCATGGCGCATTGCGTCGAGGCCTTCACCAATCGCCGCGCCCATCCGATGATCGACGGCTTTGCCCGCATGGGCTTCCGGCTCGTTGGCAAATACCTCGCCCGCGCGGTGCGCGACGGCACGGACACCGAGGCCCGCGAGGGCATGATGCTTGCCTCCTACTATGGCGGTATCTGCCTCGGCCCGGTCAACACCGCCGCCGGCCACGCCATCGCCTATCCTCTCGGCACGCGGTTGCGCCTGCCGCACGGACTGGCGAATGCCATTATTTTCCCGCATGTCCTGGCCTTCAACCAGAACGTAGCGGCAGGAAAGACGGCGGAAGTGGCCGAAGCCCTCGGCCTCGGCGAAAACCTTACCGCTGAAAACCTCCTCACCGCCGCCCACGGCTTCTGCCGCGATCTCGGCATCGAGATGGCGCTATCCGCCCATGGCGCCGTAGCGGACGACCTGCCCCTCTATGCCGGCGAAGCGCACGCGAACCGCCGCCTGATGGACAACAACCCGATCGATATGAGCGTGGAGGACGTGCTCGGCGTCTACCGGGCTGCTTTCTAG
- a CDS encoding LysR family transcriptional regulator — MNFKHLTYFRTLAEELHFRRAAEKLNITQSPLSIAIQNLEEELGAPLFLRTQRSVQLTEFGRLLYHHSLGILERIESCEQEMKAVAGGKAGQLRIGFTAASSLLSPFPALIHAFRDHYPDINVTLKEHTSIAQLQAIGERELDVGVIRRPQRNQVSGISFRKLATDRLVVAAHRGHALLDKAEIRIADLAEENFIFYPRKIGVGIYDQFIELCGKRGFFPNIVQEAQEATTIIGLVASGLGIAVVPSGLQFIKIPNVAFMPLADADAETDLFLAFRAGEENPRIAHLIRLAQTAFHNQEG, encoded by the coding sequence ATGAACTTCAAGCATCTCACCTATTTCCGTACCTTGGCCGAGGAGCTGCATTTTCGGCGTGCGGCGGAAAAACTCAACATCACCCAGTCTCCCCTGTCGATCGCCATCCAGAATCTGGAGGAAGAACTGGGAGCGCCGCTCTTCCTGCGCACCCAACGCAGCGTGCAGCTCACCGAATTCGGCCGGCTGCTCTATCACCATTCGCTCGGCATCCTGGAGCGCATCGAAAGCTGCGAGCAGGAGATGAAGGCGGTTGCGGGCGGCAAGGCGGGGCAGTTGCGCATCGGCTTTACCGCCGCCTCCTCGCTGCTGTCGCCCTTCCCCGCGCTGATCCACGCCTTTCGTGACCACTATCCCGATATCAACGTGACGCTGAAGGAGCACACCAGCATCGCCCAGCTGCAGGCAATCGGCGAACGGGAGCTGGATGTAGGCGTGATCCGCCGGCCGCAGCGCAACCAGGTTTCGGGGATCTCGTTTCGCAAGCTCGCAACCGACCGGCTGGTGGTGGCGGCGCATCGCGGCCATGCGCTGCTCGACAAGGCGGAAATCCGTATCGCCGACCTCGCGGAGGAGAATTTCATCTTCTATCCGCGCAAGATCGGCGTCGGCATCTATGACCAGTTCATCGAACTGTGCGGCAAGCGCGGCTTCTTCCCGAACATCGTACAGGAAGCACAGGAGGCGACGACGATCATCGGGTTGGTCGCCTCCGGTCTCGGCATCGCCGTGGTTCCCTCCGGGTTGCAATTCATCAAGATCCCGAATGTCGCCTTCATGCCGCTGGCCGACGCAGATGCCGAGACGGATCTCTTTCTCGCCTTCCGCGCAGGGGAGGAAAATCCCCGCATCGCCCATCTCATCCGCCTGGCGCAGACGGCCTTTCACAACCAGGAAGGCTGA
- a CDS encoding DMT family transporter: MPEAGNSRKATMAVLFAAGAAVLAAADAVIVRALHGAVHPFVIGFFRAFFGAVILLPFILVRPAVLRSTHPLRQHAVRAGFKLLAMVAFFAAFSWGPLADVTAIAFTSPIFLVLGAALTLGERQGPAMIGAVAIGFVGALVVIGPSGTGISLAIALALAGAVLQSAIQLILKSMSKGDRTSTLVVWNLLLTVPIALLFALPFWTTPGPREVGLLALQGVVGAACMAMMTHAFSLAPATIVAPVDFLRLPLVALGGFALFGEHIAVTTLFGGGLICCAALVAARSGKTTSA, translated from the coding sequence ATGCCGGAAGCCGGCAATTCACGGAAGGCGACGATGGCTGTGCTCTTTGCGGCCGGTGCTGCGGTGCTCGCGGCAGCTGACGCCGTGATCGTGCGCGCCCTGCATGGCGCCGTGCATCCCTTCGTGATCGGCTTCTTCCGTGCCTTTTTCGGCGCTGTCATTCTCCTGCCTTTCATTCTTGTTCGTCCGGCCGTGCTGCGCTCGACGCATCCGCTTCGCCAGCATGCCGTTCGCGCCGGTTTCAAGTTGCTGGCCATGGTCGCCTTCTTTGCCGCCTTCAGCTGGGGGCCGCTGGCCGACGTGACGGCGATCGCCTTCACGTCGCCGATCTTCCTAGTGCTTGGTGCCGCGCTGACGCTTGGTGAACGGCAAGGCCCGGCGATGATTGGTGCGGTGGCGATCGGTTTTGTCGGTGCGCTGGTCGTCATCGGTCCGTCGGGCACGGGGATCAGCCTTGCCATCGCGCTGGCGCTTGCCGGCGCGGTGCTCCAGTCGGCCATCCAGTTGATCCTGAAATCCATGTCGAAGGGCGACCGGACCTCGACGCTCGTCGTCTGGAATCTTCTGCTGACCGTGCCGATTGCGCTTCTTTTCGCCCTGCCGTTCTGGACGACGCCGGGGCCGCGGGAGGTGGGGCTGCTTGCGCTTCAGGGTGTCGTCGGCGCCGCCTGCATGGCCATGATGACCCATGCCTTTTCGCTAGCGCCTGCCACGATTGTCGCACCCGTCGATTTTCTGCGTCTGCCGCTCGTGGCCCTCGGAGGCTTTGCACTGTTTGGCGAACACATCGCCGTCACCACGCTTTTCGGTGGTGGGCTCATCTGCTGTGCGGCGCTGGTCGCCGCGCGATCCGGAAAAACAACATCTGCCTGA
- a CDS encoding exo-alpha-sialidase yields MDPAEIARHMNGLLQSTLPGRDEALLPSPMIQNHAAFQHLLADGALACAWFGGTLEGKSDISIFASVLPKGAANWGPPQRLSFDPAHSEQNPVFFTAPDGRLWLFHTSQPSGNQDECRIRMAEIRRDASDPLALVAQEGRYLDLPRGCFVRAPLTVRADGAWLLPIFRCVQRPGQKWNGSHDTAAVGISRDGGETWQLEDIAQSIGCVHMSPVSLEGEHLAAFFRRRQADFVYRTESRDGGQSWSAPQATDVPNNNSSIAAIRLNDGRVAMICNPVNAAQSADRRASLYDELGENDDRPDADPAGGCTPIWGVPRAPVALCLSEDGGNTFPVRLLIEDGPGTCLSNDSTDGRNKEMSYPWLLAEADGTLHLAYTYHRRAIKYVRLAPGWDRADTRRLS; encoded by the coding sequence ATGGACCCCGCGGAAATCGCCCGCCACATGAATGGCCTGCTTCAAAGCACGCTGCCCGGACGAGACGAAGCCCTGCTGCCGTCGCCCATGATCCAGAATCATGCCGCGTTTCAGCATCTGCTTGCCGATGGCGCGCTCGCCTGCGCCTGGTTTGGCGGCACACTGGAAGGCAAGTCGGACATCTCGATCTTCGCCTCCGTGCTGCCGAAGGGCGCAGCGAACTGGGGACCGCCGCAACGGCTGAGCTTCGACCCGGCGCATTCAGAGCAGAATCCCGTGTTCTTCACCGCGCCCGATGGCAGGCTCTGGCTCTTCCACACCTCGCAACCATCAGGCAATCAGGATGAATGCCGGATCCGCATGGCCGAAATCCGGCGCGACGCCTCGGATCCGCTAGCGCTGGTGGCGCAGGAAGGGCGTTATCTCGATCTGCCGCGCGGCTGCTTCGTTCGCGCACCGCTCACGGTGCGCGCGGATGGGGCGTGGCTGCTGCCGATCTTCCGCTGCGTCCAGCGTCCCGGCCAGAAATGGAACGGCAGCCATGACACCGCCGCGGTCGGCATCTCGCGGGACGGTGGAGAGACCTGGCAGCTCGAGGACATCGCCCAATCCATCGGCTGCGTGCACATGTCACCGGTTTCGTTGGAGGGCGAGCACCTTGCCGCCTTCTTCCGCCGGCGCCAGGCGGACTTCGTCTACAGAACGGAGAGCCGTGATGGCGGGCAATCCTGGTCCGCGCCGCAGGCGACCGATGTGCCGAACAACAATTCCTCCATCGCCGCGATCCGCCTTAACGACGGCCGCGTCGCAATGATCTGCAATCCGGTGAACGCGGCCCAGTCCGCCGACCGCCGCGCGTCGCTCTATGATGAACTCGGCGAGAACGACGACCGCCCAGACGCCGACCCTGCCGGCGGTTGCACGCCGATCTGGGGCGTACCACGCGCACCGGTCGCGCTCTGCCTGTCTGAGGATGGCGGCAATACCTTCCCCGTCCGGCTTCTGATCGAGGACGGTCCCGGCACCTGCCTTTCCAACGATTCGACCGACGGCCGAAACAAGGAAATGTCCTATCCCTGGCTGCTGGCGGAAGCCGACGGCACCCTGCACCTCGCCTACACCTATCACCGGCGTGCGATCAAATATGTCCGCCTGGCACCCGGCTGGGACCGCGCCGACACACGGAGACTTTCATGA
- a CDS encoding DUF5624 domain-containing protein, which yields MPYRPDPRFINLYDLYTGPNSIAAELAQRKRDATADTPILISTGSDLVLFPGRDREPIYESFRHSTRGFKELTAISHLGTAMAWLAEMQEEGIDGWQAWARRFLAQCEAVRAVSTVSYWETEVAVDAWKGWEPKIVDLVDYACRTVEDFLHTGLADPSVFTYRALRERFLEPPEPGRLLVPFNDVMVATFALTFLDITHRIMRWITRLDLDWRTLMVMICGSSGRPTAGLTWATNNMCHLLWRASQKTLRPEYLLISPHAPSLNLDMIKSGTDLKDLEKAYRTLWCKTRVTAEIGAKMFDGFPAFVPDIGTAPVITDPAGTLSEMPRLKHPNDRFTAISRLRMVMEDPRQLLSNSVAEFIIDELSDKDLDPGAITIPCFTDTVYPPAGSRAVADCPPAA from the coding sequence ATGCCTTACAGACCCGATCCCCGTTTTATCAATCTCTACGACCTCTATACGGGCCCGAACAGCATTGCCGCCGAACTTGCGCAGCGCAAACGCGACGCGACGGCCGATACGCCCATCCTCATATCGACGGGTTCCGACCTCGTGCTGTTCCCCGGCCGAGATCGGGAGCCGATCTATGAAAGCTTCCGTCACAGCACCCGCGGTTTCAAGGAACTGACCGCCATCTCCCATCTCGGCACGGCCATGGCCTGGCTTGCCGAAATGCAGGAGGAGGGCATCGACGGCTGGCAGGCCTGGGCTCGCCGTTTCCTTGCCCAGTGCGAGGCCGTGCGTGCGGTCTCCACCGTTTCCTATTGGGAGACCGAGGTGGCGGTGGATGCATGGAAAGGCTGGGAGCCGAAGATCGTCGACCTGGTTGATTATGCCTGCCGCACGGTCGAAGACTTCCTGCATACCGGCCTTGCCGATCCTTCGGTCTTTACCTACCGGGCGCTCCGGGAGCGGTTCCTGGAACCGCCGGAGCCGGGCCGCCTGCTGGTGCCGTTCAACGACGTCATGGTCGCCACCTTCGCGCTGACCTTCCTCGACATCACCCACCGCATCATGCGCTGGATCACACGGCTGGATCTCGATTGGCGGACGCTGATGGTGATGATCTGCGGAAGTTCTGGTCGCCCGACGGCGGGCCTCACCTGGGCCACCAACAATATGTGCCACCTCCTCTGGCGCGCCTCGCAAAAGACCCTCCGGCCGGAATACCTGCTGATCTCGCCGCACGCCCCCAGCCTCAACCTCGACATGATCAAGAGCGGCACCGACCTCAAGGACCTGGAAAAGGCCTATCGCACGCTGTGGTGCAAGACGCGGGTGACGGCGGAGATCGGCGCAAAGATGTTCGACGGTTTCCCGGCCTTCGTGCCGGATATCGGCACGGCCCCGGTCATCACCGATCCGGCTGGCACGCTCAGTGAAATGCCGCGGCTGAAACATCCAAACGACCGTTTCACCGCCATTTCCCGGCTGCGCATGGTCATGGAGGACCCGCGCCAATTGCTCTCCAACTCCGTTGCCGAATTCATCATCGACGAATTGAGCGACAAGGACCTCGACCCCGGGGCGATCACCATCCCCTGTTTTACCGACACCGTCTATCCGCCCGCAGGGTCGCGTGCGGTGGCTGACTGTCCACCCGCCGCCTGA
- a CDS encoding ABC transporter substrate-binding protein, translating into MDIRRKIVGLAAVGALLLNGAVAAAQETPKSGGILRYAVSDDPANFDCHGANHFAALMRLAPHYSTLLRFKPGSYPDIEGDLAEGWEANPTDLTYTFKLRQGVKFHDGTDLKAADVAATYERLAWPPEGVISERLEAFRQIDKIDVVDDYTVRFKVKEWDESVLGTFASPFNCVYSAALLKSDPQYPKQKVMGSGPYVFDEFVSGSVWKSSKFENYFRTGQPYLDGLESYTMEGPAVANAIQAGQIHTDFRGVSPQGADRLKQSLGDAISIKSGPALTHFLVTFNAEKPPFDDERVRRALNLAIDRWGGVKGLGRTTEMRYAGGIFLPGGQFAASDADLQKMAGFGTDIAVAREEAKRLLKEAGQENLSFDLTVRNGPSIVVDFGVFLTDQWRQIGVNARNVVVETPPWAAAISDGSYQAIVDIYSALREEPTEQMTKYISHDVSARSAGRFTDRELDDLWRKQALEQDKAKRRTLLRDFETRLYEKSYSVPVVWLERIVAMNAALKGWTFNPSNFLYLDQSSTWLNE; encoded by the coding sequence ATGGATATCCGAAGGAAAATCGTGGGGCTCGCCGCTGTTGGCGCACTCCTGCTCAACGGCGCGGTCGCCGCTGCGCAGGAAACGCCGAAGTCCGGCGGCATTCTGCGCTATGCGGTAAGCGACGATCCGGCCAATTTCGATTGCCACGGCGCCAATCACTTTGCCGCGCTGATGCGTCTTGCCCCGCATTACTCGACGCTGCTGCGCTTCAAGCCGGGCAGCTATCCGGATATCGAGGGCGATCTTGCGGAGGGCTGGGAGGCCAATCCGACGGACCTCACCTATACGTTCAAGCTGCGCCAGGGCGTCAAGTTCCACGACGGCACGGATCTGAAGGCCGCGGACGTTGCCGCGACCTATGAACGGCTGGCCTGGCCACCGGAGGGCGTCATCTCCGAGCGGCTGGAAGCTTTCCGCCAGATCGACAAGATCGACGTCGTCGATGACTATACGGTGCGCTTCAAGGTGAAGGAATGGGACGAGTCCGTGCTCGGCACCTTCGCCTCGCCGTTCAACTGCGTCTATTCCGCAGCACTCCTGAAGTCGGACCCGCAATACCCCAAGCAGAAGGTCATGGGCAGCGGCCCCTACGTCTTCGATGAATTCGTGTCCGGTTCCGTCTGGAAGTCCTCGAAGTTCGAGAACTACTTCCGCACGGGCCAGCCCTATCTTGACGGGCTGGAATCCTACACGATGGAAGGGCCGGCCGTAGCGAACGCCATCCAGGCCGGGCAGATCCATACGGATTTCCGCGGCGTCAGCCCGCAGGGTGCCGACCGGCTGAAGCAGAGCCTTGGTGATGCCATCAGCATCAAATCCGGCCCCGCACTCACTCATTTTCTCGTGACCTTCAACGCGGAAAAACCGCCCTTCGACGACGAGCGCGTGCGCCGCGCGCTGAACCTCGCCATCGACCGCTGGGGCGGCGTCAAGGGTCTCGGCCGCACGACGGAGATGCGCTACGCCGGTGGCATCTTCCTGCCCGGCGGGCAATTTGCCGCTTCCGATGCGGACCTGCAGAAGATGGCCGGCTTCGGCACGGATATCGCCGTCGCGCGCGAAGAGGCGAAACGCCTCCTCAAGGAGGCCGGCCAGGAGAATCTGAGCTTCGACCTCACGGTGCGCAACGGCCCGTCGATCGTTGTCGATTTCGGCGTCTTCCTCACCGACCAGTGGCGGCAGATCGGCGTCAATGCCCGCAACGTCGTCGTCGAGACGCCACCATGGGCGGCGGCGATTTCCGACGGATCGTACCAGGCGATCGTCGACATCTATTCGGCGCTGCGCGAAGAGCCGACCGAGCAGATGACGAAGTACATCTCGCACGACGTCTCCGCCCGCTCGGCCGGCCGCTTCACCGACCGCGAACTCGACGACCTCTGGCGCAAGCAGGCGCTGGAGCAGGACAAGGCGAAGCGCAGGACGCTGCTGCGCGACTTCGAAACCCGGCTCTACGAAAAGTCCTATTCCGTGCCGGTCGTCTGGCTGGAGCGCATCGTCGCCATGAACGCGGCGCTGAAGGGCTGGACCTTCAACCCCAGCAACTTCCTCTACCTCGACCAGTCCTCGACCTGGCTCAACGAATAG
- a CDS encoding four-carbon acid sugar kinase family protein: MLAILADDLTGALDTAAPFAARGMHVEVALSTSAVGEALREAPEVLSINLASREIGAEAARRETERALATLPAGTRLFKKVDSRLKGHISAELDAMPYQAALVAPAIPAFGRIVKDGCVTGFGVDAPISIAERLGSHAARATIPDIASQNELHLWLERADEAGIDLLVGARGLAEAFAEAMSGQAPARAAEIPAGPGLFVIGSRDPITLAQIEALLGHGDLRHLPAPNGRLDGARTDGSALTLVQAVPGEDIATSEEVSHALAQSVCPDLAAAASTLLLSGGATAEAVLKKMGIVRFRLRGECLPGLGLAHAQGHCIIAKSGGFGEPDTLREIADRLCRKTG, encoded by the coding sequence ATGCTGGCCATTCTTGCCGACGATCTGACGGGGGCGCTGGATACGGCTGCGCCGTTCGCGGCGCGGGGCATGCATGTGGAAGTGGCCCTCTCGACCAGCGCCGTCGGCGAAGCCCTGCGCGAGGCGCCGGAGGTGCTGTCGATCAATCTCGCTTCGCGCGAGATCGGCGCTGAGGCTGCGCGGCGAGAGACGGAGAGGGCACTAGCGACGCTGCCGGCGGGAACGCGTCTCTTCAAGAAGGTCGACTCGCGTCTCAAGGGCCATATCTCGGCCGAACTCGATGCCATGCCCTATCAGGCGGCGCTGGTGGCGCCGGCGATCCCGGCCTTCGGCCGCATCGTCAAGGACGGCTGTGTGACGGGCTTCGGGGTGGACGCGCCGATTTCCATTGCGGAAAGGCTCGGGTCCCATGCGGCCCGCGCGACGATCCCAGACATTGCCAGCCAAAACGAGTTGCACCTCTGGCTCGAACGGGCGGATGAGGCGGGGATCGATCTTCTTGTCGGCGCACGCGGCCTTGCGGAAGCGTTTGCCGAGGCGATGAGCGGACAGGCCCCGGCACGCGCCGCTGAAATCCCCGCGGGTCCGGGCCTTTTCGTCATCGGCTCGCGCGACCCGATTACCCTTGCGCAGATCGAGGCGCTGCTGGGCCATGGCGATCTGCGCCACCTGCCGGCGCCGAATGGTCGCCTTGACGGCGCGCGCACCGATGGCAGCGCGCTGACGCTTGTGCAGGCGGTTCCGGGCGAGGATATCGCGACCTCGGAAGAGGTGTCGCATGCGCTGGCGCAAAGCGTCTGCCCCGATCTTGCGGCCGCGGCGTCGACGCTGCTGCTTTCCGGCGGCGCCACAGCGGAGGCCGTGCTCAAGAAGATGGGGATCGTGCGGTTCCGGCTGCGTGGTGAATGCCTGCCCGGACTGGGCTTGGCGCATGCCCAAGGACATTGCATTATCGCCAAATCGGGAGGATTTGGCGAGCCGGACACGTTGCGGGAGATCGCAGACCGGCTGTGCCGCAAGACGGGATGA